In Aquimarina sp. TRL1, a single window of DNA contains:
- a CDS encoding S41 family peptidase, whose translation MKNILRLIVCLPLLCSCEKAIFEEDMASTNPRDNFDYLWRECNEKYAYFDLKQVDWDNIYTTYAARIDPNMSDDALFTVMGEMLTELKDDHTNLISNFNISSFGVEYLGQDNYDERIIKEHYLSDNYYRSGPFIHDFIADGTIGYVRFPSFTGTVDYTNLDFILQRYRNTKGLIIDLRENGGGAVSDVSSLLSRFVTKKTLVGYSRLKNGPGHNDFSDDEEMYISPGGITYTKKVMMLIDRGTYSAGSFTALATKAMPNILLVGDTTGGGLGLPNGGQLPNGWRYRFSVSQTLDLTKDNQYENGVPADIHTLFNWEDRTKDEIIERAILEILN comes from the coding sequence ATGAAAAATATATTAAGACTAATCGTATGCTTGCCCTTACTGTGTTCTTGTGAAAAAGCCATCTTCGAAGAAGATATGGCAAGTACGAATCCTAGAGATAATTTTGATTATTTATGGAGAGAGTGTAACGAGAAATATGCTTATTTTGATTTAAAGCAAGTAGATTGGGATAACATTTATACTACATATGCTGCTCGAATTGATCCGAATATGTCAGATGATGCCCTGTTTACAGTAATGGGAGAAATGTTGACAGAATTAAAAGATGATCACACAAATTTGATTTCTAATTTTAATATCTCTTCGTTTGGTGTAGAATATTTAGGTCAGGATAATTATGATGAACGAATTATAAAAGAGCATTATTTAAGTGATAATTATTACCGGTCTGGTCCTTTTATTCATGATTTTATCGCCGACGGAACAATTGGATATGTTCGTTTTCCTTCATTTACCGGAACTGTAGATTATACTAATTTGGATTTTATTTTACAACGCTATCGAAATACCAAAGGGCTTATTATTGATCTGAGAGAAAATGGAGGGGGCGCTGTTAGTGATGTTTCTTCTTTACTGAGTAGATTTGTAACAAAAAAGACCCTGGTAGGCTACTCCCGTCTAAAAAATGGTCCGGGACATAATGATTTTTCGGATGATGAAGAAATGTATATCTCTCCAGGAGGTATTACGTATACTAAAAAAGTAATGATGTTAATTGATAGAGGAACATATAGTGCAGGGTCATTCACAGCATTAGCAACCAAAGCAATGCCTAACATACTACTAGTTGGTGATACTACAGGTGGTGGGTTAGGTCTTCCTAATGGAGGGCAATTACCTAATGGATGGCGTTATCGTTTTTCTGTTTCTCAAACTCTAGATCTTACTAAAGATAATCAATATGAAAATGGAGTACCTGCTGATATTCATACTTTATTCAATTGGGAAGACAGAACGAAAGATGAAATTATAGAAAGAGCTATTCTGGAAATTTTAAATTAA
- a CDS encoding DMT family transporter, whose amino-acid sequence MWMYLGLLSALFLGLHNLCKKHAVQGNEVFPVLLGTSGAGLLLLLPVFIISRVSPENMQQINLYIAEIPWETHFYIFIKSAIMASSWVLAYQALKHLPITIVTPIRSAGPFFTFIGAILLYQEQPNFWQWIGFFLIIFSVLLYSKVGKKEGIHFKRNKWIFAIIGATFLGASSGLYDKFLIQYQALPPQTLQFWFCWYVVLLLLIILTITWFPYKEKRTAFIWKWSIPAVGILLQTADYFYFRALQDPEALIMLLSAIKRSQILIAVVIGGLVFKEKNKRKKLIPLIGILLGVGLILYA is encoded by the coding sequence ATGTGGATGTATTTAGGCTTATTATCGGCGTTATTTTTAGGACTTCATAACTTGTGTAAAAAACACGCTGTCCAAGGAAATGAGGTGTTTCCTGTATTATTAGGAACTTCTGGGGCAGGACTTTTGCTACTCTTACCGGTATTTATTATCTCCCGAGTGTCTCCAGAAAACATGCAGCAGATCAATCTCTATATAGCAGAGATTCCATGGGAAACACACTTTTACATTTTTATAAAATCTGCGATTATGGCGTCCTCTTGGGTTTTGGCATATCAAGCCCTGAAGCACTTGCCAATAACCATTGTTACTCCTATCAGGTCAGCAGGTCCTTTTTTTACCTTTATAGGAGCCATTCTACTCTATCAGGAACAGCCTAATTTCTGGCAATGGATCGGTTTTTTTCTTATTATTTTTTCTGTATTGCTTTATTCCAAAGTTGGAAAGAAAGAAGGAATTCATTTCAAGCGTAATAAATGGATATTTGCTATTATAGGTGCGACATTTCTAGGAGCTTCAAGTGGATTGTATGATAAGTTTTTGATTCAGTATCAAGCGCTTCCTCCTCAGACATTACAATTCTGGTTCTGCTGGTATGTAGTCCTTTTATTATTGATTATCTTAACCATTACCTGGTTTCCTTATAAAGAAAAAAGAACCGCCTTTATCTGGAAATGGAGTATTCCTGCAGTAGGGATTTTGCTTCAGACCGCTGATTATTTCTATTTCAGAGCCTTACAGGATCCAGAAGCATTAATCATGTTGCTATCCGCTATAAAACGAAGTCAAATATTGATTGCTGTTGTTATTGGAGGGCTTGTTTTTAAAGAAAAAAATAAGCGAAAAAAACTGATACCTCTCATCGGAATATTACTAGGGGTTGGTCTTATTCTATATGCTTAA
- a CDS encoding DEAD/DEAH box helicase: MSISFSSLGIQESLQKGLSALRISQPTAIQEKAIPVVLEKTNDIVGLAKTGTGKTLAFGLPLLQLINTGKSEIQAIILVPTRELGQQIYTELKALESCVPDVSLAVICGGVPIKPQIELLKETTHIVIATPGRLLDLQKRKAIDITTTAYFVLDEADEMISAQKKGVDQIIEILPKKRRTILFTATMSGAIKNLVHNYMAKDVVEIAVSMETIGHQGIDHQYVVVDPIEKLEVLMHFLTSRYGERGIIFCKTKAAVNKLAKKLAIHRFSSGALHGSLSQPIRDRIMGQFREGHIDILVATDLAARGIDVKEISYVVHYHLPDYYETYVHRSGRTARAGRKGTSLTVLLEEEKEEIPDFEEELGITFNEIQKADAQGIEENNVFLWAKKIFKTKPNRELSSEFKEKVHTVFHHLTKEELVEKLIAYTFDEEKVSSK; the protein is encoded by the coding sequence ATGAGCATATCATTTTCCAGTTTAGGAATCCAGGAATCACTACAAAAAGGATTGTCAGCACTTCGTATTTCACAGCCCACGGCTATTCAGGAAAAAGCAATTCCTGTAGTATTAGAAAAAACAAATGACATTGTTGGACTGGCAAAAACCGGAACAGGAAAAACACTAGCTTTTGGATTACCTCTATTACAGTTGATTAATACAGGTAAGTCAGAAATACAAGCTATCATCTTGGTGCCAACCAGAGAATTAGGGCAGCAAATTTATACGGAATTGAAAGCTCTAGAGTCATGTGTTCCGGATGTATCACTGGCAGTTATTTGCGGAGGAGTACCGATTAAACCACAAATAGAACTTCTTAAGGAAACAACACATATTGTTATTGCTACCCCGGGAAGACTGCTTGACTTACAAAAAAGGAAGGCAATTGATATTACCACTACAGCATATTTTGTGTTAGATGAAGCAGATGAAATGATAAGCGCTCAAAAAAAGGGAGTAGATCAAATTATAGAAATACTTCCCAAAAAGAGAAGAACGATTTTATTTACCGCTACGATGTCCGGAGCGATAAAGAATTTAGTACATAATTACATGGCTAAAGACGTTGTGGAAATTGCAGTGTCTATGGAGACTATCGGGCATCAGGGAATAGATCATCAGTATGTAGTGGTAGATCCCATAGAGAAACTGGAAGTTTTAATGCATTTTCTAACGAGTAGATATGGAGAACGAGGGATTATATTTTGTAAAACAAAAGCTGCAGTGAATAAGTTAGCTAAAAAACTAGCTATTCATCGTTTTTCTTCGGGAGCCTTACACGGTAGTCTATCTCAGCCCATTCGAGACAGGATCATGGGGCAATTTAGAGAAGGACATATTGATATATTAGTAGCTACTGACCTGGCTGCCAGGGGAATTGATGTTAAAGAAATTTCCTATGTGGTTCATTATCACCTACCAGATTATTATGAAACCTATGTGCACCGTAGTGGAAGAACGGCCAGAGCAGGAAGAAAAGGAACTTCATTAACAGTTCTTCTTGAAGAAGAAAAGGAGGAGATTCCTGATTTTGAAGAAGAACTAGGAATAACTTTTAATGAGATTCAAAAAGCAGATGCTCAGGGAATTGAGGAGAATAATGTGTTTTTATGGGCTAAGAAAATTTTTAAAACAAAACCTAATCGTGAACTCTCTTCAGAGTTTAAAGAAAAAGTACATACTGTATTTCATCATCTGACAAAAGAAGAACTTGTCGAAAAATTAATAGCATATACCTTTGATGAAGAAAAGGTTTCCTCTAAATAA
- a CDS encoding VF530 family DNA-binding protein produces the protein MSLEQPNNPLHGIKLIDIVETLVAKYGWETLGDKIPINCFRSNPSIKSSLTFLRRHQWARDKVEKLYLNSVK, from the coding sequence ATGAGTTTAGAACAACCTAATAACCCTTTACACGGGATTAAATTAATCGATATAGTAGAAACTTTGGTGGCTAAATATGGCTGGGAAACATTAGGAGATAAAATTCCAATTAATTGTTTCCGATCAAATCCATCTATCAAATCGAGCCTAACTTTTTTACGAAGACATCAATGGGCTAGAGATAAAGTCGAAAAGTTGTATTTGAACAGTGTTAAGTAA
- a CDS encoding LytTR family DNA-binding domain-containing protein: MKVVIVEDEIAASENLIYLLESIDDGIEVLQVLDSVAAAVSYFSTPTDAELIFMDIHLADGISFEIFDQVQLTIPVIFTTAYDQYAIQAFKVNSIDYLLKPISEEELEEGIDKYRNMQVKQPPLDDHIQGMLELIQAKNKSFKNTYLIQKRDELIPLKVQDIAFFYIETGIVKAVTFSNQSHIVNKKLEDVENEIDPTIFHRVNRQFIVNREAIVNIKFYFNGKLIINTNPPFQERIVASKAKANEVKNWMNL, from the coding sequence ATGAAAGTAGTCATTGTAGAAGATGAAATAGCAGCAAGTGAAAACTTAATTTATTTATTAGAAAGTATTGATGATGGTATAGAAGTCCTTCAGGTATTGGATTCTGTAGCAGCTGCAGTATCATATTTTTCAACTCCTACGGACGCAGAATTGATCTTTATGGATATTCATCTGGCAGATGGGATTTCTTTTGAGATATTTGATCAGGTGCAGTTGACAATTCCGGTAATCTTTACAACAGCTTATGACCAATACGCCATACAGGCGTTTAAGGTCAATAGTATAGATTATCTCTTAAAACCAATCAGTGAAGAGGAATTAGAAGAAGGAATCGACAAGTATAGAAATATGCAAGTAAAACAGCCCCCTTTGGATGATCACATACAGGGAATGTTAGAGTTGATTCAGGCTAAAAACAAAAGTTTTAAAAACACCTATTTGATTCAAAAAAGAGATGAACTCATTCCTCTAAAAGTCCAGGATATAGCATTTTTTTATATAGAGACAGGAATTGTAAAAGCAGTAACTTTTTCTAATCAAAGTCATATCGTTAATAAAAAACTCGAAGATGTAGAGAACGAAATAGACCCTACCATCTTTCACAGAGTAAACAGGCAGTTTATTGTTAATAGGGAAGCAATTGTCAATATTAAGTTTTATTTCAATGGTAAATTGATTATAAATACAAATCCTCCGTTTCAGGAAAGAATAGTTGCAAGTAAGGCCAAAGCAAATGAGGTAAAAAACTGGATGAATCTATAA
- a CDS encoding Rieske 2Fe-2S domain-containing protein yields MKHIVENDVLRFPHPVLKSTKLRKGKIVEITVSGKVFVLFRDKNRTPRAVPAACPHRGANLIKGKLNKEREIVCGYHAWTINGEGQGYSPSVPKRTCKVHSLKTWEKHGFIWIANKDVPDEAFPDFTNKAFNLIGSFTQKFNAPLKVVLDNFGEIEHAFQVHKFIGASKSKLDTVTFSVKIEEEQTRGFSSCEYRKQPFFFRWSYGLKSGDYYHNDWVFRFKPLHGSYHNYWTDKPNTVVRSNEFIITTFMTPITATKVDLHVFVQMKIKNRILRLFSPIIRFFTLLVTKYEIWEDARIARFAPLNPEDGNNWKLTNLDKQIFHNRKKTDTIYYGKKEYTEAIYEFTE; encoded by the coding sequence ATGAAACATATAGTAGAAAATGATGTACTTAGGTTCCCACATCCGGTATTAAAATCAACGAAATTAAGAAAAGGGAAAATTGTAGAAATTACTGTGTCCGGGAAAGTATTTGTTCTATTTAGAGATAAAAACCGAACTCCCAGAGCAGTTCCGGCTGCTTGTCCGCATCGAGGAGCTAATTTGATTAAAGGAAAACTGAATAAGGAAAGAGAAATTGTTTGTGGATATCATGCATGGACAATAAATGGAGAAGGGCAGGGGTATAGTCCGTCAGTTCCGAAAAGAACATGTAAAGTGCACAGTCTAAAAACCTGGGAAAAACACGGGTTTATATGGATTGCAAATAAAGATGTACCGGATGAGGCATTTCCTGATTTTACAAACAAGGCATTTAATCTCATTGGTAGCTTTACTCAGAAATTTAATGCCCCGCTAAAGGTGGTATTAGATAATTTTGGAGAGATCGAGCACGCATTTCAGGTACACAAATTTATAGGCGCTTCAAAATCAAAATTAGACACTGTTACGTTTTCTGTTAAAATAGAAGAGGAACAAACCAGAGGATTTAGTTCCTGTGAATATAGAAAACAACCATTTTTCTTCAGGTGGAGTTATGGATTAAAGTCAGGAGACTACTATCATAATGACTGGGTTTTTCGTTTTAAACCATTACATGGATCGTATCATAATTATTGGACGGATAAACCGAATACAGTGGTGCGTTCTAATGAGTTTATTATTACCACTTTTATGACTCCGATAACAGCTACTAAAGTAGATCTTCACGTGTTTGTACAGATGAAAATTAAAAATCGAATTCTGAGACTGTTTTCTCCGATCATTCGATTTTTTACCTTATTAGTTACAAAATATGAAATCTGGGAAGATGCCAGAATAGCCAGATTTGCTCCGTTAAATCCAGAAGATGGGAACAATTGGAAGTTGACAAATCTCGACAAACAAATTTTTCATAACAGAAAGAAAACCGATACTATCTATTATGGAAAAAAAGAGTATACAGAAGCTATTTATGAATTTACAGAATAA
- a CDS encoding TauD/TfdA family dioxygenase — protein MDLKPLAIGSAVYTDLNLTDDSLIDKLKDALYKNRIIVIKNQELSEEDFCNLAYKLGEPIPYIQENYNHPDHELIFVSSNVKQGKTQKIGVPRTGGYWHSDTAFEPDPKAITMLMPKILPVSIPRTTRFIDMSQVYNKLPKHLLDEIENAEFMHSGRYRYKVRPDDVGLDVTEILEMIDYIQEPVAHPAVLTHPYTGEKTIYGTRGFTIGIKDRGMDDSARILQEIFDFAETEEFIKEVRWEKGDVIIWDNRFLAHSSGRKKAPTENIHQEVTKEEETMMYRITLKDGYPLSEEHSKIKEEETQAV, from the coding sequence ATGGATTTAAAACCATTAGCTATTGGATCTGCCGTATACACAGATCTAAATTTAACGGATGATAGTTTGATTGATAAACTGAAAGACGCTTTGTACAAAAACCGAATTATCGTTATCAAAAATCAGGAACTTTCAGAAGAAGATTTTTGCAACTTAGCGTATAAGCTGGGAGAGCCAATTCCATACATTCAGGAAAATTATAATCATCCGGATCATGAATTAATCTTTGTTTCTTCTAATGTAAAACAAGGAAAAACTCAGAAAATCGGAGTTCCTAGAACAGGAGGTTATTGGCACTCAGACACAGCTTTTGAGCCAGATCCCAAAGCAATTACAATGCTTATGCCTAAGATATTACCTGTGAGTATTCCACGTACAACTCGATTTATAGATATGTCACAGGTGTATAATAAACTACCAAAGCATCTTCTGGATGAAATTGAAAATGCTGAGTTTATGCACAGTGGAAGGTATCGATACAAGGTAAGACCGGATGATGTAGGACTGGATGTTACAGAAATTCTGGAGATGATCGATTATATTCAGGAACCTGTCGCGCATCCTGCCGTATTGACTCATCCTTATACAGGAGAAAAAACAATTTATGGTACCAGAGGTTTTACTATTGGAATTAAAGACAGAGGAATGGATGACTCTGCCCGAATCTTGCAAGAAATTTTCGATTTTGCAGAGACAGAAGAATTTATAAAAGAAGTTCGTTGGGAAAAAGGAGATGTTATCATCTGGGATAATCGATTTTTGGCGCATTCTTCCGGGAGAAAAAAAGCACCGACTGAAAACATACATCAAGAGGTAACCAAAGAAGAGGAAACGATGATGTATCGCATTACTTTGAAAGACGGATATCCTTTATCAGAAGAGCATTCAAAAATAAAAGAAGAGGAAACTCAGGCTGTATAA
- a CDS encoding SAM-dependent methyltransferase — MNRKKQQAIKSAESVAALRAAAYKEKDKNLRCSDDLASCFLNTPYRLLTSIRPHKLLKKILHKMSPGSYHFAITRTKHFDEILKKEALNGIEQLVILGAGYDTRAIRFQDLLKSVDVYEVDFYATQENKQKILHKKVKDIPENIHFIPVDFNKDSFEAALEFHGFETDKKTLFLWEGVSYYLPEAVVRHILRFVSSCKNGSSIVFDYALEKFVKGDYSTFGGEEIAKWLKKIQEPFLFGLEPTQTTTFLTECNLTLCSDLSPEELEQKYLKTQSGEIAGKTLGHVHMAHAIV; from the coding sequence ATGAATAGAAAAAAACAGCAGGCGATAAAGTCTGCAGAATCAGTCGCTGCTCTCAGAGCAGCGGCTTATAAAGAAAAAGATAAAAACCTGCGATGTTCTGATGATTTGGCCAGTTGTTTTTTAAACACTCCCTATAGATTACTAACATCTATACGACCACATAAACTTCTAAAAAAGATACTGCACAAGATGTCTCCAGGAAGCTATCATTTTGCAATTACCAGAACCAAGCACTTTGATGAAATATTAAAAAAAGAAGCACTAAATGGTATTGAACAGTTGGTTATTTTAGGTGCTGGATATGATACCAGAGCGATTAGGTTTCAGGATCTATTAAAATCAGTTGATGTCTATGAAGTTGACTTTTATGCAACCCAAGAGAACAAGCAGAAAATCTTACACAAAAAAGTTAAAGACATTCCAGAGAATATTCATTTCATACCAGTAGATTTTAATAAAGATTCTTTTGAAGCAGCATTGGAATTTCACGGATTTGAAACCGATAAGAAGACATTATTTTTATGGGAAGGAGTTTCGTACTATTTGCCAGAGGCCGTAGTTAGACATATTTTACGCTTTGTTAGTTCTTGTAAAAACGGAAGTTCTATTGTATTTGATTATGCTTTGGAGAAATTTGTCAAAGGAGACTATTCTACCTTTGGAGGAGAGGAAATTGCAAAATGGCTAAAAAAGATTCAAGAACCATTTTTATTTGGGTTAGAACCAACACAAACAACTACTTTTTTGACAGAATGTAACCTAACGTTATGTTCTGATCTTAGTCCCGAAGAACTGGAACAGAAATACCTAAAAACCCAAAGTGGCGAAATAGCAGGAAAAACATTAGGGCATGTGCATATGGCACATGCTATTGTCTGA
- a CDS encoding LytTR family DNA-binding domain-containing protein, translating to MKYSCIIVDDEDLARELIATHLGQLDQFEIIASCSSAIEASKVLQQHNVDLLFLDIEMPVLKGTDFFKNLLHKPKVIFTTAYRDYALDGFELDAIDYLLKPIVFQRFFKAIEKFLATQQPTAVPAPTVTASSQHTHVYVRKNRKQLKVMLDNILYIESLKDYIKIHTTEENHVVKYGISSFEKELDARFIRTHRSYIVNRDKVTAYTKNDIEIGTIELPIGEYYKKNICDLLH from the coding sequence ATGAAATACAGCTGTATAATCGTTGATGATGAAGACTTAGCAAGAGAACTAATCGCTACTCACCTCGGACAATTGGATCAGTTCGAAATTATCGCCTCTTGCTCTAGTGCTATAGAAGCAAGTAAGGTATTACAGCAACATAATGTTGATCTTCTTTTTCTGGATATCGAAATGCCTGTATTAAAAGGTACCGATTTTTTCAAAAACTTACTTCATAAACCTAAAGTTATTTTTACCACTGCATATCGGGATTACGCCTTAGATGGTTTTGAACTAGATGCAATTGATTATCTACTAAAACCGATCGTGTTTCAACGTTTTTTCAAAGCAATAGAAAAATTTTTGGCTACCCAACAACCTACCGCTGTTCCTGCTCCAACAGTAACTGCTTCTTCTCAACACACACATGTCTATGTGCGTAAAAACAGAAAGCAGCTCAAAGTCATGTTGGATAACATATTGTATATAGAAAGCCTAAAAGACTACATTAAAATTCATACCACAGAGGAAAATCATGTGGTCAAATACGGAATTTCTTCTTTTGAAAAAGAATTGGATGCGCGTTTTATAAGAACTCATCGCTCATATATTGTCAATAGAGATAAGGTCACTGCTTATACTAAAAATGATATCGAGATTGGTACAATTGAGCTTCCTATAGGTGAATATTACAAAAAGAATATTTGTGATCTATTACACTAA
- a CDS encoding FcoT family thioesterase produces MSKLVASDNVIGVDQDSIPIDPSFVATVLKPYMETTTYLKSAEILSHKKTAVSKDNSENLLVAKGEFTIPNSCYIDDTGHFNAVEFNICFNQLSYVMFAYAFKNRLMHSMFQQWDDTGLSFETFMNNQLSSMLIVKIEGKFMNAIDSDQFWGELILREVTPRSKVTFFYTDIFFYDKNGGRSKGSVVLAYNPNFNHE; encoded by the coding sequence ATGAGTAAACTCGTCGCATCCGATAATGTAATAGGAGTGGATCAAGATAGTATACCTATAGACCCTTCTTTTGTGGCAACCGTATTAAAACCCTATATGGAAACCACAACATATCTGAAATCTGCAGAAATTTTGAGTCATAAAAAGACAGCAGTTTCTAAAGATAATTCCGAAAATTTACTAGTAGCAAAAGGAGAATTCACAATTCCTAACAGTTGCTATATAGATGATACTGGGCATTTTAATGCTGTAGAATTTAATATTTGTTTTAATCAATTATCATATGTAATGTTTGCATATGCGTTTAAAAATAGATTAATGCATTCCATGTTCCAGCAATGGGATGATACAGGGCTTAGTTTTGAAACATTCATGAACAATCAATTATCATCCATGCTAATCGTGAAAATTGAAGGAAAGTTTATGAATGCCATCGACTCTGATCAATTTTGGGGAGAACTTATTCTCAGAGAGGTAACCCCCAGAAGTAAAGTAACTTTCTTCTATACCGATATCTTTTTTTATGATAAAAACGGAGGAAGATCCAAAGGATCAGTCGTTCTGGCATATAACCCTAATTTTAACCATGAATAG